AAGATGTCCGAACCCGCTGCGCAGCCCTCCCTCGCGGAGTCGGTCGGGGAGACCCACGTGCCCGCGCTCGACGGGCTGCGGGCGATCGCTGCCCTCGTCGTCGTCCTGTTCCACGCCAGGTGGGCGTTCCAGGCGGGGGACCTCGGTGTCGACATGTTCTTCGTCCTCAGCGGGTTCCTCATCACCGGCATCCTTTTGCGTGACGCCGAGATTCACGGTCGGATCCGCCTCGCCCGGTTCTACCGCCGGCGAGCACTGCGGCTCCTGCCGGCGTACCTCGCCGTCCTGGTCACCTGTGTCGTCCTCGACCGCATCTGGGACGTGGGAGGAACGCTGAAGGGAGCCGTGTTCTCCTTCTTCTACGTGTCCAACTGGGCCGCAGCGACGGGCACGGGCCTGGGGTCGTTGCTGCACACGTGGTCCCTGTCCATCGAGGAGCAGTTCTACCTCGTGTGGCCCGTGGCGCTCATCGCGATCCTCGCACTCGGCCGCGGGTCGACCCGGGCGCTGATCCTCGGGGTGGGTGCCTGCCTCGCGCTCGCCTACGCGTCCATCGTCATTGGCTACCTCGCTGGAGCGTCGCCGGTGCTCGGCTGGAACTCGACGCCGGCGCGCGGCACCGAGCTGCTGGCCGGGTGCCTGCTGGCAGTCGTTCTCCGGTCCCGCCGCGCGGCGACGTGGTGGTCGTCCCTCGGCGCCTCGCGCACCGGCGCCATCGGGCTGGCCTGCCTGGTCCTGCTCGTCGTCCTGGCCAACGTGCCTGCCCCGCACCCGTGGCTCACGATGTTCTGGCGGTGGCCTGCCGTGTCCCTCCTGACGGCGGGCGTGATCGCGGCGTGCGTCGCCGGCGGGCGAGGCATGTCCGCAGCGCTGGGCAATCGCGTCCTCGTGGCCATCGGCCGCATGTCGTACGGGCTGTACCTGTGGCACTTCCCGGTCTTCGTGACCGTCGACTCGACCCTGGGCCTGACCGGGGTGGCCCCACGCCTCCTCGCG
Above is a genomic segment from Aeromicrobium chenweiae containing:
- a CDS encoding acyltransferase family protein, coding for MSEPAAQPSLAESVGETHVPALDGLRAIAALVVVLFHARWAFQAGDLGVDMFFVLSGFLITGILLRDAEIHGRIRLARFYRRRALRLLPAYLAVLVTCVVLDRIWDVGGTLKGAVFSFFYVSNWAAATGTGLGSLLHTWSLSIEEQFYLVWPVALIAILALGRGSTRALILGVGACLALAYASIVIGYLAGASPVLGWNSTPARGTELLAGCLLAVVLRSRRAATWWSSLGASRTGAIGLACLVLLVVLANVPAPHPWLTMFWRWPAVSLLTAGVIAACVAGGRGMSAALGNRVLVAIGRMSYGLYLWHFPVFVTVDSTLGLTGVAPRLLALAITAAVVPLSYRYVEQPFLRMKNRRPVPVP